In Nitrospirota bacterium, a single genomic region encodes these proteins:
- a CDS encoding DNA repair protein — protein sequence MNDPRGSTWEKCDLHIHTPLSIVQHYGGNSEEIWEKFITDLENLQPEFKIIGINDYLFIDGYKKVLQYKQNGRLPKIELILPILEFRLKKFAGTENRLRKINFHVILSNELSAEVIEQQFLNALTSKYKLSPGLLGATWSGVITRESLEDLGRSIKSTVPIEKIHQYGSDLEEGFNNLTLDEDDILDVLNNSSYFNKKAKPLYLTAIGKTEWESLSWADGSIADKKDVINKANFVFISSVSIDQFHNAKSKLGEQNVNDLLLDCSDAKYYSSSSDKDRIGNCFTWIKADPTFEGLQYVLYEPESRIFVGDVPPVLKRVDSDKTKYINSISINKKEGSSYDEEIWFNDIRIELNPELVAIIGNKGNGKSALSDIIGLLGNSKNYKYFSFLNPNKFREPKNNKAKHFNADLEWASKDTDTQILSENPEDYEYEKVKYMPQKYLEILCNEEKPEFEKELKQVIFSHVPDDERLGMSSLDELINYQGEVINENVVLLIEDLNKINEDIVKVEDFLDENFSKTLAEEFKVKLKELDFHKKGKPIEVKKPETDESVTKEISNINNDLDKLSIEKKELEKQKLEKQNKKTDLKKKRAILDKILGELDNFQTQYDNLLIKIKNDVEELGLRLEEIISLSIKTKSLDTLKEEITREIQQIEESLNPQTPNNIFNRLLDTSKKIEELQTKLDEPNKKYQEYLKNLEEWQNKKAEMIGDDQKEGTIKHYIQAIKNIKSKYPKLLEDKRKERLEITKKIYRKKKELLEKYKSLYKPIETFATTYDIANYPVRFDVALEIRDFYDNFISHINQKVKGSFSGIDEGGKKIRSIIDETEFNNEEAVVNCLNRIIENLDYDTRFEKKEKRSIKQQIKKDVLDFYDYLFSLDYLVPKYTLRLGDVELSQLSPGEKGALLLIFYLLLDKNNIPLIMDQPEENLDNQSVYELLVKNIKEAKKKRQIIIVTHNPNLAVVCDAEQVIYAKIDKTNKNKVSYEAGSIENPFINKRIIDVLEGTMPAFSNRDLKYTITRKLMA from the coding sequence ATGAATGATCCAAGAGGCTCTACATGGGAAAAATGTGACTTGCATATTCATACACCATTGTCAATTGTTCAACATTATGGTGGTAATTCCGAGGAAATTTGGGAAAAATTTATTACTGATCTGGAAAATCTTCAACCCGAATTTAAAATCATAGGAATTAATGATTATCTGTTCATTGATGGATACAAAAAGGTATTGCAATATAAGCAAAATGGAAGATTACCTAAAATAGAGTTGATTCTTCCAATATTGGAATTTAGACTTAAAAAATTTGCAGGCACTGAGAACAGACTTAGAAAAATTAATTTTCACGTTATCTTATCCAACGAATTAAGTGCTGAAGTTATAGAACAACAGTTTCTAAATGCATTAACAAGTAAATATAAATTATCTCCGGGCCTCTTAGGAGCGACTTGGAGTGGTGTTATAACAAGAGAAAGCCTCGAGGATTTAGGTCGGAGTATTAAAAGTACAGTCCCAATTGAAAAGATTCATCAATATGGATCGGACCTTGAGGAGGGATTTAATAATTTAACGCTCGATGAAGACGATATTCTTGACGTCCTAAACAATTCATCATATTTTAACAAGAAGGCTAAGCCCTTGTATTTAACAGCTATCGGCAAAACAGAATGGGAAAGCCTAAGTTGGGCGGATGGATCAATAGCAGACAAAAAAGATGTTATTAATAAGGCTAATTTTGTGTTTATATCTTCTGTCAGCATAGATCAATTTCATAATGCAAAGAGCAAGCTCGGAGAACAAAACGTTAATGATCTTCTTTTAGATTGCAGTGATGCAAAATATTATTCGAGTAGCTCTGACAAGGATAGGATAGGGAATTGTTTTACTTGGATTAAAGCCGATCCGACATTTGAGGGGTTACAATATGTACTCTACGAACCTGAATCACGGATTTTTGTTGGTGATGTTCCTCCTGTTTTAAAGCGAGTAGATTCCGATAAAACCAAATATATTAATTCTATTTCTATTAATAAAAAAGAAGGCTCATCATATGATGAAGAGATTTGGTTTAACGACATCAGGATAGAATTAAACCCTGAATTAGTAGCCATAATTGGTAATAAAGGTAATGGTAAAAGTGCGTTGTCCGATATTATTGGGTTGCTCGGAAATTCAAAAAATTACAAATATTTTTCGTTCTTAAACCCGAATAAATTTAGAGAACCCAAAAACAATAAAGCTAAACACTTCAACGCCGATTTAGAATGGGCCAGTAAAGATACTGACACACAAATACTATCTGAAAATCCTGAGGATTACGAATATGAAAAAGTAAAATACATGCCACAAAAATATTTAGAAATACTGTGTAACGAGGAAAAGCCAGAATTCGAAAAAGAACTTAAGCAGGTAATTTTTTCTCACGTCCCAGACGATGAAAGGCTTGGGATGAGTTCTCTAGATGAGCTAATAAATTATCAGGGAGAAGTTATTAATGAGAACGTTGTGTTATTGATTGAAGATCTTAATAAAATCAACGAGGACATTGTTAAGGTCGAAGATTTTCTTGATGAAAACTTCAGTAAAACTTTAGCTGAAGAATTTAAGGTAAAGCTAAAGGAATTAGACTTTCATAAGAAAGGAAAACCTATTGAAGTTAAGAAGCCTGAGACCGATGAAAGCGTTACAAAAGAAATTAGTAACATAAATAACGATCTTGATAAATTATCAATTGAAAAGAAAGAACTTGAGAAACAAAAACTTGAGAAGCAGAATAAGAAAACTGACCTCAAAAAGAAAAGAGCTATTTTAGACAAGATATTGGGAGAGTTGGATAATTTTCAGACACAATATGATAATCTCCTCATAAAGATAAAGAATGATGTAGAAGAGTTAGGATTGCGTTTAGAAGAAATAATTTCACTATCAATTAAAACAAAATCGCTTGATACATTAAAAGAAGAGATTACAAGAGAAATTCAGCAAATTGAGGAGTCATTAAATCCTCAAACTCCTAATAATATTTTCAATAGATTATTAGATACTTCAAAAAAGATTGAGGAATTGCAGACAAAATTAGATGAACCGAATAAAAAATATCAGGAATACCTTAAAAATCTTGAAGAATGGCAAAACAAGAAAGCAGAAATGATAGGTGATGATCAGAAGGAAGGTACAATTAAACACTATATACAAGCAATAAAAAATATTAAATCAAAATACCCCAAACTTTTAGAGGATAAAAGAAAAGAGCGATTAGAAATAACGAAAAAGATTTATAGAAAAAAGAAAGAATTACTTGAAAAATATAAGTCATTATATAAGCCAATAGAGACTTTTGCAACGACATATGATATTGCGAATTATCCTGTAAGGTTTGATGTAGCCCTTGAAATTCGAGACTTTTATGACAACTTTATTTCGCATATCAATCAAAAAGTAAAAGGGAGTTTCTCCGGAATTGATGAAGGGGGAAAGAAAATTAGATCGATTATTGATGAAACTGAATTTAATAATGAGGAGGCGGTAGTTAATTGTTTGAATCGAATAATTGAAAATTTAGATTATGATACAAGATTTGAGAAAAAGGAAAAGAGAAGCATCAAACAACAAATTAAAAAAGACGTTCTTGATTTTTATGATTATTTATTTTCTCTCGATTACTTAGTCCCAAAGTATACTTTAAGGTTAGGTGATGTTGAACTATCTCAATTATCTCCAGGTGAAAAAGGCGCATTATTGCTAATATTTTATTTGCTTCTTGATAAAAATAATATACCTCTTATTATGGATCAACCAGAAGAAAATTTGGATAATCAAAGCGTCTACGAATTGCTTGTGAAGAATATTAAAGAAGCAAAAAAGAAGAGACAAATTATTATAGTTACTCATAATCCTAATCTTGCTGTGGTCTGCGACGCAGAACAAGTTATTTATGCAAAAATAGATAAAACTAACAAAAACAAAGTCAGTTATGAAGCTGGTAGCATAGAAAATCCTTTTATAAATAAGAGAATAATTGATGTCTTAGAAGGAACCATGCCGGCATTTAGTAACCGCGATTTAAAATATACAATAACCAGAAAATTAATGGCATAA
- a CDS encoding restriction endonuclease subunit S: MNGDFPIGWTYKKLNELGFVGRGKSRHRPRNEPSLYGGLYPFIQTGDIKTANLYISEYSQTYNEKGLAQSKLWNPGTLCITIAANIAETAILKINACFPDSIVGFVADPKTADVRFIKYYIDITKLQMQNVSKGTTQDNLSLDKLLSFNFVVPQLPLQHKIASILSAYDDLIENNNRRIKILEEMAQEIYREWFVNFRFPGHEKVKMVKSGLGMIPEGWEVKTLVDICTIVMGQSPKSEFYNEDGNGLPFHQGVTDFGDRFPTTRIYSTVQNRIAEAGDILFSVRAPVARINIANKKMVIGRGLCAIRSRTANQFFVFQQLKDKFQETDTMGGGTIFKSVTKEDVHSIKMIEPSNKVLTQFEEIIKPVFSKLEILYNKNDNLRKTHDLLIPKLISGEIDLEGLDIKIDIIGGNHE, encoded by the coding sequence ATGAACGGAGATTTTCCGATAGGATGGACTTATAAAAAACTTAATGAACTTGGCTTTGTTGGCCGAGGAAAATCCAGGCATCGTCCCCGAAATGAACCTTCACTATATGGTGGTCTATATCCTTTTATACAAACCGGGGATATTAAAACAGCAAACCTGTATATCTCAGAATATAGCCAAACCTATAACGAAAAAGGGCTTGCACAAAGCAAGCTTTGGAATCCTGGTACATTATGTATAACAATTGCAGCAAACATTGCTGAAACCGCGATACTTAAAATCAATGCATGTTTCCCTGACAGTATTGTTGGATTTGTTGCTGATCCTAAGACGGCAGATGTACGGTTTATAAAATATTACATTGATATAACAAAACTGCAAATGCAAAACGTTTCTAAGGGGACTACTCAGGACAATCTGAGTTTGGATAAACTGTTATCCTTTAATTTCGTTGTTCCGCAGTTACCACTTCAGCACAAAATCGCCTCTATTCTCTCTGCCTATGATGACCTTATAGAGAACAACAACAGGCGGATTAAGATTTTAGAGGAAATGGCGCAGGAGATTTACAGGGAATGGTTCGTCAACTTCCGCTTTCCGGGGCATGAGAAGGTGAAGATGGTTAAGTCGGGATTAGGGATGATTCCGGAGGGGTGGGAGGTGAAGACGCTTGTTGACATATGCACTATTGTAATGGGCCAATCACCTAAATCTGAATTTTACAATGAAGATGGAAATGGTTTGCCTTTTCATCAAGGTGTTACAGACTTTGGCGATAGATTCCCCACGACTCGAATATATTCCACCGTTCAAAATCGTATTGCTGAAGCTGGAGATATTCTATTTAGTGTTCGTGCTCCTGTTGCAAGGATAAATATCGCTAATAAGAAAATGGTTATTGGTCGTGGGTTATGTGCTATAAGAAGTAGAACGGCTAATCAGTTTTTTGTATTTCAACAATTGAAAGACAAATTTCAAGAAACAGACACAATGGGCGGCGGAACAATATTTAAATCTGTTACTAAAGAAGACGTTCATAGTATCAAGATGATTGAACCTTCAAATAAAGTTCTCACGCAATTTGAAGAGATTATCAAGCCTGTCTTTAGTAAGCTTGAAATCCTGTATAACAAAAATGATAACCTCCGCAAAACCCATGATCTCCTTATACCGAAATTAATCAGCGGAGAGATTGACCTGGAGGGGTTGGATATTAAGATAGATATAATAGGGGGCAATCATGAATGA
- a CDS encoding Fic family protein, which produces MKKVGRYDVSHLEEAQFEPGSRGRVLKNRLGIKRIREMEAAESLALKDTLDKLLTMYDAGHRFTTSDIKEMHKIWLGAIYGWAGEYRQVNVSKGDFHFASAKQIPLLMTEFEKGPLRKHTPCNFKTQERVIQALAEVHVELVLIHPFREGNGRVARLLSTVMASQAGLPIIDFSEISGRRQEEYFAAINSGLRRDYKPMETHFRKIIDKAKKD; this is translated from the coding sequence ATGAAGAAGGTCGGCAGATATGACGTATCGCATCTGGAAGAAGCGCAGTTTGAGCCTGGTTCACGGGGCAGGGTCCTTAAGAACAGGCTTGGAATAAAACGCATCCGAGAAATGGAGGCGGCTGAATCTCTGGCTCTGAAGGATACACTTGATAAGCTCCTTACGATGTATGACGCAGGCCATCGTTTTACAACCTCGGATATAAAAGAGATGCATAAAATCTGGCTTGGTGCTATATACGGATGGGCCGGTGAATACAGGCAGGTAAATGTCAGTAAAGGTGATTTCCATTTTGCCTCAGCAAAACAGATTCCACTGTTAATGACTGAATTTGAGAAAGGGCCTTTGAGAAAACATACGCCATGCAATTTTAAAACTCAGGAAAGGGTTATTCAGGCATTGGCGGAAGTTCATGTCGAGTTGGTCCTTATACATCCTTTTCGAGAAGGGAACGGCAGAGTAGCCAGATTGCTGTCGACTGTAATGGCATCTCAGGCTGGATTGCCTATTATTGATTTTTCTGAAATTTCGGGAAGAAGACAGGAAGAATATTTTGCAGCTATAAACAGTGGATTGAGAAGAGACTATAAGCCGATGGAAACGCACTTCAGGAAAATTATAGACAAGGCAAAAAAGGACTAA
- a CDS encoding DUF3553 domain-containing protein, with protein MPRRLYLKVGDRVSHLNYSAWGTGEVVEEKHSSLTGGFCLVRIMFEDGEERSFINDLESALCCYYAGVRIIY; from the coding sequence ATGCCGAGGCGGTTATATCTGAAGGTCGGAGACAGGGTCAGTCATCTCAATTACTCCGCGTGGGGCACGGGAGAGGTGGTGGAGGAGAAACATTCATCTCTCACGGGCGGTTTCTGTCTTGTAAGGATCATGTTTGAGGATGGTGAGGAGAGGTCTTTTATCAACGACCTTGAAAGCGCCCTCTGCTGCTACTACGCCGGGGTCAGGATAATCTACTGA
- a CDS encoding SAM-dependent DNA methyltransferase, giving the protein MANHNNDIEKRLWDAADQLRANSELTAQQYSVPVLGLIFLRYADHKFTDAEREIAKKQPTGSRRKIGKADYQARGVMFLPDEARYSFLLNLPEGKDIGKAVNDAMKAIEDENEELKGVLPRTYTRFENNVLVALLKVFSSIQMDIEGDVFGKIYEYFLGKFAASEGKKGGEFFTPTSIVKLIVDVIEPFHGRIYDPACGSGGMFVQSAKFIERHKKRPSSEIMVYGQEKTDETIRLCKMNLAVHGLSGDIKQGNAYYEDIHKSVGKFDFVMANPPFNVNGVDKEKIAKDNRIVYQIPRPDNANYLWIQYFLSALNEKGRAGFVMANSASDARQSELDIRQKMIEDNVVDVMISIGSNFFYTVTLPCTLWFLDKGKRKTDRKDKVLFIDARHIYNQIDRAHRDFLPEQIEFISNIVRLYRGEDVESDAGSEKLMKEHFPKGKYKDIDGLCKVETIEKIREHGYSLNPGRYVGVTEKPEDDFNFYERLEELNEELEQLNIEARDLEDRIADNVTKLMEGQSS; this is encoded by the coding sequence ATGGCTAATCACAACAACGACATTGAAAAACGTCTCTGGGATGCGGCGGACCAGTTAAGGGCCAATTCCGAGTTGACCGCACAGCAGTATTCTGTTCCAGTATTGGGTCTTATATTTCTCCGCTATGCTGATCACAAGTTTACCGATGCTGAAAGGGAAATAGCGAAGAAACAGCCCACTGGCAGCAGAAGGAAGATTGGCAAGGCTGATTATCAGGCAAGGGGGGTGATGTTTCTGCCTGACGAGGCCAGATATTCATTTCTGCTCAACCTCCCTGAAGGTAAGGACATCGGTAAGGCAGTGAATGATGCCATGAAAGCGATTGAAGATGAGAACGAGGAACTGAAGGGCGTTCTTCCACGGACATATACGCGGTTTGAAAACAATGTGCTTGTTGCCTTATTAAAAGTCTTTTCAAGCATTCAGATGGATATTGAAGGGGATGTGTTCGGGAAGATTTATGAATACTTCCTCGGCAAGTTTGCAGCGAGTGAGGGGAAGAAAGGCGGAGAGTTCTTTACTCCTACCTCTATTGTTAAGCTTATTGTCGATGTTATTGAGCCCTTCCATGGAAGGATATATGACCCGGCCTGCGGATCTGGCGGTATGTTTGTCCAGAGCGCCAAGTTTATTGAACGTCACAAGAAAAGGCCGAGCAGTGAGATCATGGTCTACGGGCAGGAAAAGACTGACGAGACCATTCGGCTTTGCAAGATGAACCTTGCCGTGCATGGTCTTTCAGGGGATATCAAGCAGGGGAATGCCTATTATGAAGATATCCATAAATCCGTCGGCAAGTTTGATTTTGTCATGGCCAATCCTCCGTTCAATGTAAACGGGGTCGATAAGGAAAAGATCGCAAAGGACAATCGTATCGTCTATCAAATCCCCAGGCCGGATAATGCCAATTATCTCTGGATTCAATATTTCCTGAGCGCATTGAATGAAAAAGGAAGGGCAGGTTTCGTCATGGCAAATTCTGCCAGCGATGCCCGGCAGTCCGAGCTTGACATCAGGCAGAAGATGATAGAAGACAATGTCGTGGATGTGATGATCTCCATCGGCTCGAATTTCTTTTACACAGTTACCCTGCCGTGTACACTCTGGTTTCTTGACAAGGGGAAGAGAAAGACTGACCGCAAGGACAAGGTGCTTTTCATTGATGCCCGCCATATCTATAACCAGATCGACCGTGCCCACAGGGACTTCCTGCCGGAACAGATAGAGTTCATCTCAAATATAGTCAGGCTTTATCGGGGTGAGGATGTCGAGTCCGACGCAGGAAGCGAAAAGCTGATGAAGGAGCATTTTCCAAAAGGGAAATACAAAGATATCGATGGTCTCTGTAAGGTTGAGACAATCGAGAAAATCAGGGAGCATGGATATTCATTGAATCCTGGACGGTATGTCGGGGTAACAGAAAAACCTGAAGATGATTTTAATTTTTATGAGAGGCTTGAGGAGTTGAATGAGGAACTGGAGCAGTTGAATATTGAGGCGCGGGATTTGGAAGATAGAATCGCGGACAATGTGACAAAGCTTATGGAAGGACAGTCATCATGA
- a CDS encoding type I restriction endonuclease subunit R, translating to MAYYNYSEAALIEQPAITLFQSLGYSYQDCFHEIYGTKGTLGRETSTEVIIIPRLREALLKLNTDIPNEAIEQAIEELTRDRSVLNPVNANREIYKLIRDGVKVKVKREDGTEEDETAKVIDFDNPDRNDFFLASQFWITGEMYKRRADLVGFINGLPLIFIELKAVHKKLENAFRDNLTDYKDTIPQIFWYNAFIVLSNGSESRIGSISSEYEHFSEWKKINSEGEEGVVSLETIIKGTCDKRKLLDLIENFILYSDTGGSLIKIVAKNHQFLGVNNSIESFSKIKENQGRLGVFWHTQGSGKSYSMIFFSQKILRKFEGNYTFLIVTDRIELDKQIYKNFAYAGAVTEQEVHAESGMHLEQLLKEDHRNIFTLIHKFGDINYKVSDRSDIIVIADEAHRSQYDTLAMNMRTALPNAAFIAFTGTPLIAGEELTRKTFGDYISIYNFKQSADDNATVPLYYENRIPEVQLKNEDLNEDLERIIEEAMLSPEQEEKLQREFAREYHIITRDDRLEKIAADIVTHFINRGYQGKAMVVSIDKPTAVKIYDKVQKHWQKHLEELRIKRSDEPQDRTKDIAERIEYMEETDMAVVVSSEQNEIQKFRKLGLDIEKHRRRMVKEDLAEKFKDPYNPFRIVFVCAMWMTGFDVPILSTIYLDKPMKNHTLMQTIARANRVFGDKKNGLIVDYVGIFRNLQKALAIYGTGSGGGIGEGDTPVKPKSELVRELEQAIKETEDFCVKRGVDIQKIIEANDKFEKIKLIADAADAFMVNDDTKNRFLLLASNVMKLFKAILPDPEAGKFYDKCTVLNVIAGKIISETGDEVDISAVMGKVKDLLDESIEAEGFLIRESIGANRVDLSRIDFEALRKQFEKGRKNTQAAGLKAAISARLNRMVRLNRARIDYLQKFQQLIDEYNSGSINVEMFFERLMAFVKDLNEEEKRGVSENLTEEELAVFDLLKKPDMTKAETQQVKLASKNLLIKLTKEKLVLDWRRKQQTRADVFITIEKILDEMLPNSYPPDLYQQKCNTVYQHVYDSYYGAGKSVYAQ from the coding sequence ATGGCATATTATAATTATTCTGAAGCAGCCCTAATCGAACAACCCGCTATTACTCTCTTCCAATCCCTCGGCTATTCTTATCAAGACTGTTTTCATGAAATTTATGGCACAAAAGGAACCCTCGGCAGAGAGACTTCAACCGAAGTTATCATTATTCCAAGATTAAGAGAAGCTCTTCTCAAACTCAATACAGACATCCCAAACGAAGCAATCGAGCAAGCTATTGAAGAACTGACCCGCGACAGGAGCGTTCTAAATCCCGTCAATGCCAATCGGGAAATCTACAAACTCATCAGAGACGGAGTTAAGGTAAAGGTCAAACGCGAAGACGGTACTGAGGAAGATGAGACTGCAAAGGTTATTGATTTCGATAATCCTGACAGGAACGACTTCTTCCTTGCCTCTCAATTCTGGATAACAGGCGAGATGTACAAGCGCAGAGCTGATCTTGTGGGATTTATAAATGGACTGCCCCTTATCTTCATTGAGCTAAAAGCTGTTCATAAGAAACTTGAGAACGCTTTTAGAGACAATCTCACTGATTACAAAGACACGATCCCGCAGATATTTTGGTATAACGCTTTTATTGTCCTGTCTAACGGCTCGGAGAGCAGAATTGGCAGTATCTCTTCAGAATACGAACACTTCAGCGAATGGAAGAAGATTAACAGTGAAGGAGAAGAAGGAGTTGTATCCCTTGAGACTATTATTAAGGGAACCTGTGACAAGCGTAAGCTGCTCGACCTGATCGAAAACTTCATCTTATACAGCGACACAGGCGGAAGCCTTATTAAGATCGTAGCAAAGAACCATCAATTCCTTGGGGTAAATAATTCCATTGAATCATTCAGCAAGATAAAAGAAAATCAGGGACGGCTCGGAGTGTTCTGGCACACTCAGGGAAGCGGGAAGAGCTATTCCATGATTTTCTTTTCTCAAAAGATACTCAGGAAATTCGAGGGAAATTATACCTTCCTCATCGTAACCGACAGAATAGAACTTGATAAACAGATTTACAAGAACTTTGCATATGCCGGTGCAGTTACTGAACAAGAGGTCCATGCTGAAAGCGGGATGCACCTTGAACAGCTTTTGAAGGAAGACCACAGGAATATCTTTACCCTTATTCACAAATTCGGCGATATCAACTATAAGGTCTCAGACAGGTCGGACATCATTGTGATCGCAGACGAGGCGCACCGTTCACAATACGACACGCTTGCAATGAATATGAGGACAGCCCTTCCCAATGCCGCATTTATCGCATTTACCGGAACACCATTGATAGCAGGCGAAGAACTCACGAGAAAAACATTCGGCGATTACATCAGCATATACAATTTCAAACAATCGGCTGATGATAACGCTACTGTTCCGCTCTATTACGAAAACAGGATTCCCGAAGTACAGCTTAAGAATGAAGACCTGAACGAAGACCTGGAACGGATCATTGAAGAAGCCATGCTTTCTCCTGAACAGGAGGAAAAGCTCCAGAGGGAATTTGCGCGGGAGTATCACATTATCACAAGGGATGACCGTCTGGAGAAGATAGCAGCTGATATTGTCACTCACTTTATAAACCGGGGTTATCAGGGCAAGGCCATGGTGGTATCTATCGATAAACCAACGGCAGTAAAGATATATGACAAGGTTCAGAAGCATTGGCAGAAACATTTGGAGGAGCTAAGAATTAAACGGTCTGATGAACCTCAGGATAGAACTAAAGACATAGCAGAGAGAATAGAATACATGGAAGAGACCGACATGGCTGTGGTAGTCAGCAGCGAACAGAACGAGATACAGAAATTCAGAAAGCTTGGACTTGATATCGAGAAACACCGCAGGAGGATGGTCAAAGAGGATCTGGCGGAGAAGTTTAAAGACCCATATAACCCCTTTAGAATAGTCTTTGTCTGTGCCATGTGGATGACAGGGTTTGATGTGCCAATCCTTTCGACAATATACCTCGATAAGCCGATGAAAAATCACACCCTCATGCAGACCATAGCACGGGCAAACAGGGTATTCGGAGATAAGAAAAATGGTCTGATCGTTGACTATGTTGGGATATTCAGGAATCTCCAGAAGGCGCTGGCTATTTACGGCACTGGTTCCGGCGGCGGTATCGGAGAAGGTGATACTCCCGTAAAGCCCAAGAGTGAACTTGTCCGGGAACTTGAACAGGCAATTAAAGAGACGGAGGATTTCTGCGTAAAGCGTGGAGTCGACATTCAAAAGATCATTGAGGCAAATGATAAATTTGAAAAGATCAAACTGATTGCCGATGCCGCAGATGCCTTTATGGTGAACGATGATACGAAGAACAGATTTCTTCTGCTTGCGTCCAATGTCATGAAATTATTCAAGGCCATCCTGCCTGACCCTGAAGCAGGCAAGTTTTATGATAAATGTACTGTACTCAATGTCATTGCCGGCAAGATCATATCCGAAACAGGCGATGAAGTTGATATCTCAGCGGTCATGGGTAAGGTAAAAGACTTACTTGACGAATCCATTGAAGCAGAGGGGTTTCTTATCAGAGAGTCTATTGGGGCAAACAGAGTTGATTTATCCCGGATTGACTTCGAGGCATTAAGAAAGCAGTTTGAAAAAGGTAGAAAGAACACTCAGGCAGCGGGTCTGAAAGCTGCAATCAGTGCAAGGCTCAACAGAATGGTCAGACTAAACAGGGCACGGATTGATTACCTCCAGAAATTTCAGCAGCTCATTGATGAATACAACTCAGGCTCGATCAATGTAGAGATGTTTTTTGAAAGATTGATGGCATTTGTGAAAGATCTGAATGAGGAAGAGAAGAGGGGAGTATCTGAAAATTTAACGGAAGAAGAACTTGCTGTATTTGATCTGTTGAAGAAACCTGATATGACCAAAGCTGAAACACAACAGGTAAAACTTGCATCAAAAAACTTGCTAATAAAGCTGACAAAAGAAAAGCTGGTATTGGACTGGAGAAGAAAACAACAGACAAGAGCAGATGTCTTTATTACAATTGAAAAAATTCTTGATGAAATGTTACCGAACAGCTATCCACCTGACCTCTATCAACAGAAATGCAATACAGTCTATCAGCATGTATATGATTCGTATTATGGGGCAGGGAAGAGTGTGTATGCGCAATGA